The Blautia hydrogenotrophica DSM 10507 genome window below encodes:
- a CDS encoding TraX family protein, protein MNTLSQNSYECLSGSVLKVIAAVSMLIDHFAVTILANDPEAFIPYFYFLDTPIGLYRLFRDFGRLAFPIFCFLMTEGFVHTKSRIRYARNLLFFALLSEIPFSIMMNDLGNFQKQNTLFTLLLGFLALWALERFAANVWLQILYVVSSMWAAYFFHTDYDWRGVLLILIFYLFRYYRNSQVILAGLSLYWEWKACFAMIPIRMYNGQRGFLKGKAGKYFFYFFYPLHLIFLIILRYLLYS, encoded by the coding sequence ATGAACACACTCTCACAAAATTCTTACGAATGTCTAAGCGGCAGTGTCTTAAAAGTCATTGCCGCTGTCAGTATGTTGATCGACCATTTTGCTGTTACAATTTTGGCAAATGATCCTGAGGCATTTATCCCTTATTTTTATTTTTTAGATACCCCCATCGGACTTTACCGATTATTCAGAGACTTCGGCCGTCTCGCTTTTCCAATTTTCTGTTTTCTCATGACAGAAGGCTTTGTACATACCAAAAGCAGAATACGGTACGCCCGCAACCTGCTGTTCTTTGCTCTTCTCTCCGAGATCCCCTTCAGTATTATGATGAACGACCTGGGAAATTTTCAAAAGCAAAATACCCTGTTCACACTTTTGCTGGGTTTTTTGGCTCTGTGGGCCCTAGAACGGTTTGCCGCCAATGTATGGCTTCAGATTCTGTACGTGGTCAGCTCCATGTGGGCTGCTTATTTCTTTCACACGGACTATGACTGGCGGGGTGTCCTTTTAATTTTGATCTTTTATCTGTTTCGCTATTACCGAAACAGTCAGGTGATTCTGGCAGGACTCTCCTTATATTGGGAATGGAAAGCATGCTTCGCGATGATCCCCATCCGCATGTACAACGGACAGAGGGGCTTTTTGAAGGGAAAAGCAGGAAAATATTTTTTCTATTTCTTCTATCCGCTCCATCTGATATTCCTAATAATTCTCAGATATCTGCTCTATTCCTGA
- a CDS encoding UDP-N-acetylglucosamine pyrophosphorylase encodes MKDYTIEKLFNLDETIAKEIFQGKVYPWEVLEEIGEYILKLGETLDPAEYEKKGKNVWIAKTAQVADSAHIDGPAIIGKEAQIRHCAFIRGNAIVGEGAVVGNSTELKNVILFNKVQVPHYNYVGDSVLGFHAHMGAGSICSNVKADNKAVVIHADREDISTGRRKVGAMLGDYADVGCGSVLNPGTVIGARTNVYPLSAVRGCVPANHIYKNKDEIVQKHD; translated from the coding sequence ATGAAAGATTATACCATTGAGAAACTCTTTAACTTAGATGAGACGATCGCCAAAGAGATTTTCCAGGGAAAAGTATATCCTTGGGAAGTACTGGAAGAGATTGGAGAGTATATTTTAAAATTGGGAGAGACGTTAGACCCTGCGGAGTATGAGAAAAAAGGGAAGAACGTCTGGATTGCGAAAACTGCTCAAGTAGCAGATTCTGCACATATTGACGGGCCGGCGATCATTGGTAAGGAAGCACAGATACGTCATTGTGCTTTTATTCGTGGAAATGCGATTGTAGGAGAAGGTGCTGTTGTGGGAAATTCTACGGAGTTAAAGAACGTGATTCTCTTTAATAAAGTACAGGTTCCCCATTACAATTATGTTGGGGATTCCGTTCTAGGCTTCCATGCACATATGGGAGCAGGCTCCATCTGCTCTAATGTGAAGGCAGACAACAAAGCTGTGGTGATTCATGCAGACCGAGAGGATATCTCCACCGGGAGAAGAAAGGTAGGGGCTATGCTGGGAGATTACGCCGATGTGGGCTGCGGGTCTGTGCTCAATCCAGGAACAGTGATTGGGGCCAGGACCAATGTATATCCGTTATCAGCGGTCAGAGGCTGTGTTCCGGCAAATCATATCTACAAGAATAAGGATGAGATTGTTCAGAAACATGATTGA
- a CDS encoding DNA topoisomerase has product MTKKSLFIAEKPSVAQEFAKVLKVNGGRHDGYLETEKFVVTWCVGHLVTMSYPEAYDEKYKRWSFDTLPFLPCEFKYEVISSVKKQFDIVSRLLNRKDIGTIYVCTDSGREGEYIYRLVDQQARVTGKEKKRVWIDSQTEEEILRGIREAKDLSAYDHLADSAYLRAKEDYLMGINFSRLLTLKYGNSVANYRKTRYQVISVGRVMTCVLGMVVRREREIRNFVKTPFYRVISTLELAGKKFDGEWRVTPQSSYFQYPKLYKENGFLEKKDAQELIHQLNAQKPLTASVEKIEKKKEKKNPPLLFNLAELQNVCSKLFKISPDETLRIAQELYEKKLITYPRTDARVLSTAAAKVVGKNLNGLKGFGMVSHIAAHILEQGEYKNLSKSRYVNDKQVTDHYALIPTGQGLGALGRLPVTSQRVYEIIVRRFLSIFYPPAIYQKIALTTKIQNESFFSSFKVLLSPGYLEIAGSSFAKKSTDTESSNGEATCDVILLQALQGLKKSAILPVEKLAVKEGETSPPKRYNSGTMILAMENAGQLIEDEELRAQIKGSGIGTSATRAEILKKLFHIEYLNLNKKTQVITPTLLGEMIYDVVNCSIRSLLNPELTASWEKGLTYVAEGSITPQEYMDKLENFIRSRTEQVMGNNFQYALRQFYDLAAQNYPPPKTKKGSK; this is encoded by the coding sequence ATGACAAAAAAATCATTGTTTATCGCAGAGAAGCCCAGTGTGGCTCAGGAATTTGCGAAAGTACTAAAAGTAAATGGTGGTCGTCATGACGGTTATTTAGAGACGGAGAAATTTGTGGTGACTTGGTGTGTGGGACACCTAGTCACCATGAGTTATCCGGAAGCCTATGACGAAAAATATAAAAGGTGGAGTTTTGATACCCTGCCTTTTTTGCCGTGTGAATTTAAATATGAGGTAATCTCTTCCGTAAAAAAACAATTTGATATCGTAAGCCGTCTTCTAAATCGGAAAGACATTGGAACTATTTATGTGTGTACAGACTCTGGACGGGAAGGTGAATACATCTATCGGCTGGTAGATCAGCAGGCCAGAGTAACAGGAAAAGAGAAGAAACGGGTGTGGATTGATTCTCAGACAGAGGAGGAAATTCTGCGTGGAATACGGGAGGCAAAAGATCTGTCTGCCTATGACCACCTGGCGGATTCAGCCTATCTGCGAGCAAAAGAAGATTATCTGATGGGAATCAATTTTTCGCGTCTGCTGACTTTAAAGTATGGGAACAGTGTCGCAAATTACCGGAAGACTCGCTATCAGGTGATCTCTGTAGGAAGGGTGATGACCTGTGTGTTGGGGATGGTAGTGCGCAGAGAACGGGAAATCCGAAATTTTGTGAAGACTCCTTTTTACCGGGTAATTAGCACTTTAGAACTGGCGGGAAAGAAATTTGACGGAGAATGGAGAGTGACGCCGCAGAGCAGTTATTTCCAGTATCCGAAGCTGTATAAAGAGAATGGGTTTCTGGAAAAGAAAGATGCGCAGGAGCTGATTCATCAGTTAAACGCCCAGAAACCATTGACAGCGTCAGTGGAGAAGATTGAAAAGAAAAAAGAGAAGAAAAATCCGCCGCTTTTGTTTAATTTGGCGGAGCTGCAAAATGTCTGTTCTAAGTTGTTCAAGATCAGCCCTGATGAGACTCTGCGCATTGCCCAGGAACTCTATGAAAAGAAACTGATTACTTATCCCCGTACGGATGCTCGAGTGCTGTCTACAGCGGCGGCAAAGGTAGTGGGAAAGAATCTGAATGGCTTGAAAGGATTTGGGATGGTGTCACATATTGCCGCCCACATACTGGAACAGGGAGAGTATAAGAATCTGTCCAAGAGCCGTTATGTGAATGACAAACAGGTGACAGATCATTATGCACTGATTCCTACAGGCCAAGGACTGGGAGCTCTGGGACGTCTGCCGGTGACTTCCCAGCGTGTCTATGAGATCATTGTGAGACGCTTTTTGTCGATTTTTTATCCTCCGGCCATCTATCAGAAAATTGCTCTGACCACGAAAATACAGAACGAATCTTTCTTTTCTTCGTTTAAAGTACTGCTTTCCCCGGGATATTTAGAGATTGCTGGGAGTTCCTTTGCCAAAAAATCGACCGACACTGAGAGTTCTAATGGAGAAGCCACCTGTGATGTAATCTTGCTTCAGGCGTTGCAGGGACTAAAGAAGAGTGCTATACTGCCTGTAGAGAAATTGGCGGTAAAAGAAGGGGAGACATCACCCCCGAAGCGTTATAACTCCGGGACAATGATTTTGGCTATGGAAAATGCAGGCCAACTGATCGAGGATGAGGAGCTCCGTGCTCAGATCAAGGGCAGTGGGATTGGAACTAGTGCCACTAGGGCAGAGATTCTAAAAAAGCTGTTTCACATAGAGTATCTGAATTTGAATAAGAAGACACAGGTAATCACTCCGACGTTGTTAGGAGAGATGATTTACGACGTGGTGAATTGTTCGATTCGTTCCCTGTTAAACCCAGAGCTGACGGCTAGCTGGGAGAAGGGGCTTACCTATGTGGCAGAGGGGAGCATCACTCCCCAGGAGTATATGGATAAGCTGGAGAACTTTATCCGTTCCAGGACAGAGCAGGTGATGGGAAACAATTTTCAGTATGCTCTGCGTCAATTTTATGATCTGGCGGCCCAGAACTATCCGCCGCCAAAAACGAAAAAAGGGAGTAAGTAA
- a CDS encoding formate/nitrite transporter family protein produces MIYEDVQKISNAAVAKITLLKNHFGKYFIRAIMAGFFIAVAMIYNNVAGNLFEGSAPGKFIGALVFSIAVLLIVMVGGELFTGNNLVMAFGLLDKKVGWGDLGKVWVVSYIGNFVGCFILSLIFVGGGASGTADYFAGFIDGKLSIAPGQMFFRAVLCNFFVCLAVLCGLKMKSESGKFLMIVICISGFVLSGFEHCIANMAIFTTAYCLVPGLSIAAMLKSMLIVTLGNIVGGAVLLAWPLRKMSADQ; encoded by the coding sequence ATGATTTACGAAGATGTACAAAAGATATCAAACGCGGCGGTAGCCAAAATTACTCTTCTGAAGAACCACTTTGGAAAGTACTTTATCCGGGCGATTATGGCGGGGTTTTTTATTGCGGTAGCCATGATCTACAATAACGTGGCTGGAAATCTGTTTGAAGGTTCAGCTCCTGGTAAATTTATCGGAGCGTTGGTGTTCTCCATTGCAGTTTTGCTGATTGTAATGGTGGGCGGTGAGCTTTTCACTGGAAACAACCTCGTGATGGCCTTTGGCTTGCTAGATAAGAAAGTCGGATGGGGCGACTTGGGCAAGGTTTGGGTTGTGAGCTACATAGGAAATTTTGTTGGATGTTTTATTCTTTCACTGATCTTTGTCGGTGGCGGTGCTTCTGGCACAGCAGACTACTTTGCAGGTTTTATAGATGGAAAATTGTCCATCGCTCCAGGTCAGATGTTCTTCAGAGCAGTGCTCTGTAACTTCTTTGTATGTCTGGCTGTATTGTGCGGCCTGAAGATGAAATCAGAGAGTGGGAAGTTCTTGATGATCGTAATTTGTATCTCAGGATTTGTTTTGAGCGGTTTTGAGCACTGTATCGCGAACATGGCGATCTTTACGACTGCTTACTGTCTGGTTCCAGGGCTGTCCATTGCTGCAATGCTGAAGAGTATGTTGATTGTAACTTTAGGAAATATCGTGGGCGGAGCTGTCCTTCTGGCATGGCCGCTTCGCAAGATGAGCGCAGACCAGTAA
- the asd gene encoding aspartate-semialdehyde dehydrogenase, translated as MSEKLKVGILGATGMVGQRFISLLDGHPWFEVVTLAASARSAGKTYEEAVGKRWKMDTPMPEAVKNIVVMNVNEVEKVAATVDFVFSAVDMSKDEIKAIEEEYAKTETPVVSNNSAHRWTPDVPMVVPEINPEHFEVIEYQKKRLGTTRGFIAVKPNCSIQSYAPALTAWKEFEPYEVVVCTYQAISGAGKTFKDWPEMEHNIIPYIGGEEEKSEKEPLRLWGKIEDGVIKPATEPVITSQCVRVPVLNGHTAAAYVKFRKKPTKEQLVQALKDFKGVPQELDLPSAPKQFIQYLEEDNRPQVTEDVDYEKGMGVSIGRLREDTVYDYKFIGLSHNTVRGAAGGAVLCAETLKAKGYIQKK; from the coding sequence ATGAGCGAAAAATTGAAAGTAGGTATCTTAGGAGCAACAGGAATGGTAGGGCAAAGATTTATCTCTTTGCTGGACGGACATCCATGGTTTGAGGTAGTTACGCTGGCAGCTAGTGCAAGGAGTGCCGGAAAGACTTATGAGGAAGCTGTGGGCAAACGTTGGAAAATGGATACCCCGATGCCGGAAGCTGTGAAGAACATCGTAGTGATGAATGTAAATGAGGTTGAGAAGGTAGCAGCTACGGTAGACTTTGTATTTTCCGCTGTGGATATGTCAAAAGATGAGATTAAGGCCATCGAGGAGGAGTACGCAAAGACGGAGACTCCTGTGGTATCAAATAACAGCGCGCATCGCTGGACACCGGATGTTCCTATGGTAGTACCGGAGATTAATCCGGAACACTTTGAGGTGATTGAGTACCAGAAAAAGCGTCTGGGAACTACCAGAGGATTTATTGCGGTAAAACCGAACTGTTCCATTCAAAGCTATGCGCCAGCCCTGACAGCGTGGAAAGAGTTTGAGCCATATGAAGTGGTAGTTTGTACATACCAGGCAATTTCTGGTGCGGGCAAGACTTTCAAGGATTGGCCGGAGATGGAGCATAATATTATTCCTTACATTGGCGGCGAAGAGGAGAAGAGTGAGAAAGAACCTCTCAGACTGTGGGGCAAGATTGAGGACGGTGTGATTAAACCAGCCACCGAGCCGGTGATTACCAGTCAGTGTGTGCGTGTGCCGGTTTTGAATGGACATACGGCTGCGGCTTATGTGAAATTTAGAAAGAAACCGACCAAAGAGCAGTTGGTTCAGGCACTGAAAGATTTCAAGGGAGTACCTCAGGAGTTAGATCTCCCGAGTGCACCAAAGCAGTTCATTCAGTATCTGGAAGAGGACAATCGTCCCCAGGTTACCGAAGATGTGGACTACGAGAAAGGAATGGGTGTGTCCATTGGCCGTCTGAGAGAAGACACCGTGTATGATTATAAATTCATTGGACTTTCCCACAATACCGTGCGTGGGGCTGCTGGCGGCGCAGTGCTGTGTGCAGAAACCCTGAAGGCGAAAGGGTATATTCAGAAAAAATAA
- the argH gene encoding argininosuccinate lyase: MAQLWGGRFTKETDQLVYNFNASISFDQKFYEQDIRGSIAHVKMLAKQQILTDGERDQILEGLKEILEDVRSGKRKISDKYEDIHSFVEATLIDRIGDAGKKLHTGRSRNDQVALDMKLYVRDEIDEMDGLLKKLMESLLKIMKEHVHTYMPGFTHLQKAQPVTLAHHVGAYFEMFKRDRGRLTDIRKRMNTCPLGAGALAGTTYPLDREYTAELLDFDGPTLNSMDSVSDRDYVIELLSAMSTIMMHLSRFSEEIILWNSNEYQFVEIDDAYSTGSSIMPQKKNPDIAELVRGKTGRVYGALMSILTTMKGIPLAYNKDMQEDKELTFDAIDTVKGCLALFNGMISTMEFRKENMNRSAKNGFTNATDAADYLVNHGVAFRDAHGIVGRLVLTCIEKGISLDELPLEEYQKISPVFEKDIYEAISMRTCVEKRMTLGAPGPEIMEQVIAKEEESL, translated from the coding sequence ATGGCACAACTTTGGGGAGGCCGTTTCACAAAGGAAACGGACCAGCTGGTGTACAATTTTAACGCGTCTATCAGTTTTGATCAAAAATTCTATGAGCAGGACATCCGGGGAAGCATCGCCCATGTGAAAATGTTGGCGAAACAGCAGATTCTCACAGACGGCGAGCGAGATCAGATTTTAGAAGGACTGAAAGAGATTTTGGAGGATGTCCGGAGCGGAAAACGAAAGATCAGTGATAAGTATGAGGATATTCACAGCTTTGTGGAGGCTACCTTGATCGACCGCATTGGGGACGCGGGGAAGAAGCTTCACACAGGGAGGAGCCGTAATGACCAGGTAGCTTTAGATATGAAGCTGTATGTGAGAGATGAGATTGATGAGATGGATGGACTGCTGAAAAAACTGATGGAGTCGCTCCTGAAAATCATGAAAGAACACGTACATACTTATATGCCGGGCTTTACCCATCTTCAGAAAGCGCAGCCTGTCACCTTGGCCCATCACGTGGGAGCTTATTTTGAAATGTTTAAGAGGGACAGAGGCCGCTTGACAGATATCCGCAAACGGATGAATACTTGTCCGTTGGGGGCAGGCGCCCTGGCAGGAACCACTTATCCTCTCGACCGGGAATATACAGCAGAGCTCTTGGATTTCGACGGCCCTACTTTAAACAGTATGGACTCAGTCTCTGACCGGGATTATGTAATTGAACTTCTCAGTGCGATGTCCACGATCATGATGCATTTGAGCAGGTTCAGCGAGGAGATCATTCTGTGGAACTCCAATGAATATCAGTTCGTGGAGATTGACGATGCCTATAGTACTGGCAGTAGCATCATGCCTCAGAAAAAAAATCCAGATATTGCAGAGCTGGTGCGGGGAAAGACGGGCCGCGTGTATGGTGCTCTGATGAGTATACTCACCACGATGAAGGGAATACCCCTGGCCTATAATAAGGATATGCAGGAAGACAAGGAGCTCACTTTTGATGCCATTGATACGGTCAAAGGCTGCCTGGCTCTTTTTAACGGTATGATTTCCACGATGGAATTTCGAAAAGAAAACATGAATCGAAGCGCGAAAAATGGTTTTACCAATGCGACAGATGCGGCTGACTATCTGGTGAATCATGGAGTTGCATTCCGGGACGCTCATGGGATTGTGGGGAGACTGGTGCTCACCTGTATTGAAAAGGGAATTTCTTTGGATGAGTTGCCTCTTGAGGAATATCAAAAGATCAGTCCTGTTTTCGAGAAAGATATCTACGAGGCGATCAGTATGAGGACTTGCGTTGAAAAGCGGATGACTCTAGGAGCGCCGGGACCGGAAATCATGGAACAGGTAATTGCGAAGGAAGAAGAAAGTCTGTAG
- a CDS encoding epoxyqueuosine reductase QueH, translating to MNQVNYQKKLDQLIEMNRSQKKVPTLFLHSCCAPCSSYVLEYLSSYFFVTVFFYNPNISPREEYEKRVGEIQRLIREQSYLYPVKFLEGVYEPERFFSMAKGMEMLPEGGQRCFACYRLRMEEAARLAAEGGYDYFTTTLSISPLKNAQKLNEIGEELARVYKVSHLPSDFKKKNGYRRSVELSHEYGLYRQNYCGCIFSKREAVKREQAKKIQE from the coding sequence ATGAATCAGGTCAATTATCAAAAAAAATTAGATCAGTTGATTGAGATGAACCGAAGCCAGAAAAAGGTTCCTACCCTTTTTCTGCACAGCTGCTGTGCGCCGTGTAGCAGTTATGTACTGGAATATCTGTCCAGTTACTTTTTTGTCACGGTGTTTTTTTATAATCCGAACATTTCCCCTAGGGAAGAATACGAAAAGCGTGTCGGAGAGATTCAGCGTCTGATTAGGGAACAGTCCTATCTTTATCCGGTTAAATTCTTAGAAGGCGTCTATGAACCGGAACGTTTTTTTTCTATGGCAAAAGGGATGGAGATGCTGCCGGAGGGAGGCCAAAGATGTTTTGCCTGCTACCGACTCAGGATGGAGGAGGCAGCGAGATTAGCAGCCGAGGGTGGGTATGATTATTTTACAACGACACTCAGTATCAGCCCTCTGAAAAATGCACAGAAGCTCAATGAGATCGGTGAGGAATTGGCCAGGGTTTATAAAGTCAGCCATCTGCCCTCTGATTTCAAGAAGAAAAACGGATATCGAAGATCTGTGGAGCTTTCCCATGAATACGGACTTTACAGGCAGAACTATTGCGGCTGCATTTTCTCAAAAAGAGAAGCAGTAAAAAGAGAGCAGGCCAAAAAAATACAGGAGTAA
- a CDS encoding ABC transporter ATP-binding protein translates to MDTLLDVQNVCLSYHTLEGETRALSNISFQVKQGEFLAIVGPSGCGKSTLLDLICHLLTPESGTITLKSATGGKDEAKIGYMLQKDHLLEWRSVYQNVILGLEIRHQLTPDKCSYVDHLLKLYGLDKFKKARPSQLSGGMRQRAALIRTLALQPDLLLLDEPFSALDYQTRLNVSDDIGKIIRRESKTAILVTHDISEALSMADRVLILSARPATVKDIIEVHFDIPDRTPLASRNAPEFKTYFNLIWKELNDHDSTIQGSAAVSAD, encoded by the coding sequence ATGGATACACTGTTAGATGTACAAAACGTCTGCCTTTCTTATCACACGTTAGAGGGTGAGACTCGTGCCCTTTCGAATATATCTTTTCAGGTAAAACAAGGCGAATTTCTTGCAATCGTAGGCCCCAGCGGCTGCGGCAAGTCTACACTTTTAGACCTGATCTGCCATCTTTTGACTCCGGAGAGCGGTACGATCACTCTCAAAAGTGCTACTGGTGGCAAAGACGAAGCCAAGATTGGCTATATGCTCCAAAAAGACCATCTACTGGAATGGAGATCTGTCTATCAAAATGTAATTTTGGGATTGGAAATTCGACATCAGCTCACCCCGGACAAATGTTCCTATGTAGACCATCTGCTGAAGCTTTATGGATTGGACAAATTCAAAAAAGCCCGCCCTTCTCAGCTATCCGGCGGTATGCGCCAGAGGGCAGCCTTAATCCGTACTTTGGCTCTGCAGCCTGACCTGCTTCTCCTGGATGAACCCTTCTCCGCTTTGGATTATCAAACCAGGCTAAATGTCAGCGATGACATCGGAAAAATCATACGTAGGGAGTCCAAAACCGCAATCCTCGTAACCCATGACATCTCAGAGGCTCTTAGCATGGCTGACCGCGTCTTGATCTTATCTGCCAGGCCTGCTACTGTCAAAGACATCATCGAAGTTCACTTCGATATTCCTGACCGGACTCCTCTAGCCTCCCGAAATGCCCCGGAATTTAAAACTTATTTTAATCTCATCTGGAAGGAGTTGAATGACCATGATTCCACCATCCAAGGCTCAGCTGCAGTATCTGCGGACTAA
- a CDS encoding ABC transporter permease, with the protein MIPPSKAQLQYLRTKKHEKILIWFFRVAIFLAFLILWETAADRGWIDSFIFCSPSIIAGTFYDMCLNQSLFTHIGITLWETIASFFFVVLFGLGIAVLLWIFPKLSKILEPYLVVLNSLPKSALAPLLIVWLGANQKTIIVAGISVAIFGSIINLYTGFHEIDKDKIKLIATLGGTKLDTLLKVVLPSSIPLILSVMKVNIGLCLVGVIIGEFIGARQGLGYLIIYGSQVFKLSWVLMSIVILCIIAMALYSLINLAERRYLNKK; encoded by the coding sequence ATGATTCCACCATCCAAGGCTCAGCTGCAGTATCTGCGGACTAAAAAGCACGAAAAAATCCTGATCTGGTTTTTCCGTGTCGCTATCTTTCTCGCCTTTCTCATATTGTGGGAAACCGCAGCCGACAGAGGCTGGATTGACTCGTTTATCTTCTGTTCTCCTAGCATCATCGCCGGTACTTTTTACGATATGTGCCTAAACCAGAGCCTTTTTACTCACATAGGAATCACTCTCTGGGAGACCATCGCCAGTTTCTTTTTCGTGGTTCTTTTTGGACTTGGCATTGCTGTCTTACTCTGGATATTTCCAAAACTCTCCAAAATTCTGGAGCCTTATCTGGTAGTGCTCAACAGTCTTCCGAAATCTGCCCTGGCTCCTCTGTTAATTGTATGGCTGGGCGCAAACCAAAAGACCATCATTGTGGCAGGTATCTCTGTCGCAATCTTTGGCTCTATCATCAACCTCTACACAGGCTTTCATGAAATCGACAAAGACAAAATAAAATTAATCGCTACCTTAGGAGGAACGAAGCTGGACACTCTGCTAAAGGTCGTACTTCCCTCCTCGATTCCTCTGATTCTCAGCGTGATGAAAGTCAACATAGGACTGTGTCTCGTGGGCGTCATCATCGGAGAATTCATCGGTGCCAGACAGGGATTGGGATATCTGATTATCTATGGAAGTCAGGTGTTTAAACTCTCATGGGTTCTGATGTCCATCGTAATTCTCTGTATCATCGCCATGGCTCTGTACAGCCTGATTAATCTTGCAGAAAGGCGCTATCTTAACAAAAAGTAA